A genomic window from Deinococcus ruber includes:
- the cas6e gene encoding type I-E CRISPR-associated protein Cas6/Cse3/CasE, protein MRPADHVTIHRLELNDYLQAYSAHTVVIRLLAGHPSRALWRLNSVHELIIVTSAPLHVRALGARLRTHVSKPYRPHIRMAEHYEFQVRLHPIKRRDDAAGKEHIRICEDHEIPGFFEPKAAQHGFHPLAYDLRRERGQVIERQHRRVTLPSADFFGILKVSDPEVFQATLLEGIGKKRTFGFGLLQIARC, encoded by the coding sequence ATGCGGCCAGCTGACCACGTGACGATTCACCGGTTAGAACTCAATGACTACCTACAGGCGTACAGCGCACATACCGTCGTGATACGACTTCTGGCAGGCCATCCCAGTCGCGCCCTCTGGCGGCTGAATTCAGTACATGAACTGATCATAGTCACCAGTGCGCCGTTACATGTTCGCGCTTTAGGAGCACGTTTACGCACTCATGTCAGCAAGCCGTATCGCCCACACATCCGCATGGCTGAGCATTATGAGTTTCAGGTGCGTCTCCATCCCATCAAGCGCCGAGATGACGCTGCTGGTAAAGAGCACATCCGCATCTGCGAAGATCATGAAATCCCAGGATTCTTTGAGCCGAAAGCCGCTCAGCATGGGTTCCACCCGCTCGCATACGATCTCCGACGCGAGCGGGGGCAAGTGATTGAGCGTCAGCACCGCAGAGTCACCCTCCCCAGCGCTGACTTTTTCGGCATACTTAAAGTGAGTGATCCCGAAGTTTTTCAGGCGACGCTCCTTGAAGGGATTGGGAAGAAGCGCACCTTCGGATTTGGCTTGCTTCAAATTGCCCGGTGTTGA
- a CDS encoding IS630 family transposase (programmed frameshift), producing MGRQKQWVVKLSDEERQQLTDMTRKGVLSARVMTRARLLLLSDQGLLDRDVAERHGVRPATVASIRRKFVEGGLQAALYEKARPKQPPKLNAQQTAILIAEVCSTPEGRETWTMQLLADRLVTLGVVDRISDETVRRTPEKNALKPWQVQSWCVAQVGADFVWRMEAVLDTYAQPYDPLRPVVCFDEKSYQLLDHVREPLPPVPGSPARVDHEYKRCGTVNFFVAFEPLTGQRTVTVTERRGNAEFAAQLQTLELRYPEAEKICLVLDQLSTHTPAALYQHLPAEEARRLSRRFEWIYTPKHASWLNMAELEWSVLQRQCLGQRLASKQAVERELLAWETDRNRRAVRVNWQFSTPSARETLKRHYPAHE from the exons ATGGGACGCCAGAAGCAGTGGGTTGTGAAGCTAAGTGACGAAGAGCGGCAACAGCTGACAGATATGACGCGCAAAGGCGTGCTGAGTGCACGGGTGATGACCCGCGCACGTCTGCTCTTGCTGAGCGATCAAGGACTGCTGGATCGCGATGTCGCAGAGCGGCACGGCGTTCGTCCTGCAACGGTCGCATCCATTCGACGCAAATTCGTAGAGGGCGGCCTGCAGGCCGCCCTCTACGAGAAGGCACGACCCAAACAGCCGCCGAAACTGAATGCCCAGCAGACAGCCATCCTGATCGCTGAGGTGTGCTCCACACCGGAAGGGCGGGAGACCTGGACGATGCAGCTCTTGGCCGATCGACTGGTGACGCTGGGCGTGGTGGACCGGATCAGCGACGAAACGGTGCGGAGAACGC CTGAAAAAAACGCGCTCAAACCGTGGCAAGTTCAGAGTTGGTGTGTCGCCCAGGTAGGTGCGGACTTCGTCTGGCGTATGGAAGCCGTGCTGGACACGTATGCCCAGCCGTACGATCCGCTGCGGCCGGTGGTCTGCTTCGACGAAAAGTCCTATCAACTCCTCGATCATGTCCGCGAGCCGTTGCCACCCGTGCCGGGCTCCCCGGCACGGGTGGACCATGAATATAAGCGCTGTGGCACGGTAAATTTCTTTGTCGCGTTCGAGCCGTTGACCGGTCAACGCACCGTGACCGTGACGGAACGGCGAGGCAATGCTGAGTTTGCAGCGCAGCTCCAGACACTGGAGCTGCGGTACCCGGAAGCCGAGAAGATCTGTCTGGTGCTCGATCAGCTGTCCACCCACACGCCAGCGGCGCTGTATCAGCACCTCCCCGCGGAGGAAGCCCGACGATTGTCCCGCCGCTTCGAGTGGATCTACACGCCAAAGCATGCTTCGTGGCTCAACATGGCTGAACTGGAATGGTCGGTGCTGCAACGGCAGTGTCTGGGTCAGCGCCTGGCCAGCAAGCAGGCGGTGGAACGGGAACTTTTGGCCTGGGAAACAGACCGTAACAGGCGAGCTGTACGAGTGAACTGGCAGTTCTCAACTCCATCTGCTCGGGAGACCTTGAAACGTCACTACCCTGCTCACGAATAA
- a CDS encoding TetR/AcrR family transcriptional regulator — translation MTERQDVRRNRELLLAGGEVIFREHGLHVPLQLIADHAGVGRGTLYRHFPDRERLVLAMVTRRLELIETRLAAASDAAHSVPEIFDWIADTLSAIPGLHPYLATTAQGPATLTLLGQRLQDLLAGPIRVAQQQGLLRSGVTFDDFLAGWAMIEGSLLAVAPESRAWMAIRAKHLIHSALFADSA, via the coding sequence GTGACCGAGCGACAGGATGTCCGGCGAAACCGTGAGCTGCTGCTCGCCGGAGGTGAAGTGATCTTCCGCGAGCACGGCCTCCATGTCCCGCTGCAACTTATTGCCGACCATGCCGGCGTCGGGCGCGGCACGCTCTACCGCCATTTTCCAGACCGGGAACGTCTGGTGCTTGCCATGGTCACCCGTCGCCTGGAACTCATCGAAACGCGCCTCGCCGCCGCTTCCGACGCGGCCCATTCGGTGCCCGAAATCTTCGACTGGATCGCGGACACCCTCAGTGCCATTCCCGGCCTTCATCCGTATCTGGCGACCACCGCTCAGGGACCAGCCACCCTCACACTGCTGGGGCAGCGCCTCCAGGATCTGCTCGCGGGCCCCATCAGAGTGGCCCAACAACAGGGCCTACTGCGGTCCGGCGTGACCTTCGACGACTTCCTGGCTGGCTGGGCGATGATTGAGGGAAGTCTGCTGGCCGTTGCCCCAGAAAGTCGCGCATGGATGGCGATTCGTGCCAAACACCTGATTCACTCGGCCCTCTTTGCAGATTCTGCCTGA
- the cas7e gene encoding type I-E CRISPR-associated protein Cas7/Cse4/CasC, with the protein MTTSCLELHILQTYPSSRLNRGEDGSAKSIYFGGSPRLRISSQAQKRAERHHPHLRFGTPQGVRTKQPQDVILQVLTETNADLVKLEQTPHVIRTALSALYGEYDDKNRLKTPVFLGDDELHRIAALLAVHLGRVTSIQDDRERTAAALLLLRDLRSGTASPDLALYGRFVASQDGWDIEAATSYTHAISTHRANNVTDFFTAVDDLTGDSLHLGQMDISAPTMYRTAVLDISQLQRNLPGGDVQTVIRMWATRAVSSTPNGGRHGTFASTQPEYVLLVVRRGGQPLTYAPAFEQAVYRDQHRSIAQVSAERLEDYARRLPLLYGQNGQVSAQRVTLLTLPVPEHDSIETASSLTAALDVALKELQRE; encoded by the coding sequence ATGACGACCAGCTGCCTTGAACTGCACATCTTGCAGACCTACCCCAGTAGTCGCTTGAATCGTGGCGAAGATGGGAGCGCTAAGAGCATCTATTTTGGGGGTAGTCCGCGGCTACGGATCAGCAGTCAGGCACAGAAGCGGGCTGAACGACATCACCCTCACTTGCGCTTCGGTACTCCGCAAGGCGTCCGAACGAAACAGCCGCAGGACGTGATACTCCAAGTGCTGACCGAGACAAACGCCGACCTCGTGAAGCTCGAACAGACACCGCACGTGATCCGCACCGCGCTAAGCGCCCTCTATGGAGAGTATGACGACAAAAATCGTCTTAAGACGCCTGTGTTTCTTGGAGATGACGAACTCCACCGTATAGCGGCCTTGCTGGCGGTGCACCTCGGCCGCGTCACGAGCATTCAAGATGATCGGGAACGCACGGCCGCCGCATTACTGTTGTTGCGAGATCTACGTAGTGGCACCGCGTCCCCTGACTTGGCTCTCTACGGTCGGTTCGTAGCGAGCCAGGATGGCTGGGACATCGAAGCAGCCACCAGTTACACGCATGCGATCAGCACCCATCGTGCCAACAACGTGACGGATTTTTTCACGGCCGTCGATGACCTGACAGGCGACAGTCTTCATCTCGGTCAGATGGATATCAGTGCTCCAACAATGTACCGCACAGCAGTCTTGGATATCTCCCAACTGCAACGCAATCTGCCTGGCGGCGACGTGCAGACTGTCATTCGCATGTGGGCAACCCGTGCCGTAAGCAGTACTCCTAATGGGGGCCGGCATGGCACCTTTGCTTCAACGCAACCTGAGTATGTACTGTTGGTAGTCCGCAGGGGAGGCCAGCCGTTAACGTATGCACCGGCGTTTGAGCAAGCCGTTTATCGCGATCAACACCGTAGTATCGCTCAGGTGAGCGCGGAACGGCTGGAAGACTATGCGCGGCGCCTGCCACTGCTGTACGGACAAAACGGTCAGGTGAGCGCTCAACGTGTGACGCTACTGACGTTGCCTGTGCCAGAACATGACAGTATAGAGACAGCCTCTAGCTTGACCGCAGCGCTCGACGTTGCATTAAAGGAACTTCAGCGCGAATGA
- a CDS encoding DUF4158 domain-containing protein: protein MGFEFLSDEHLGQYGKYGGEPTAKQLQDYFLLDPKALKRIAELRHDYTRLGYALQFCTLKFLGTFLANPTAVPDNVTRTLAVQLRLPRTVPFERYLAREDTRSWHQAEIRKLLGFKDFDRVEVLHLMRVLYQHLLVTDERPIVLFDLLTQRLVQRQVILPGATVLAQIVVRVRERVTTRLYRQLAARLDAAQRAALEGLLVIPEGQRRSPLDVLRTAPTRQNAAGLLHALRRIDQLRALGIRDIQLDDLSQPRKGRRVEPQER from the coding sequence ATGGGCTTTGAATTTCTGAGCGATGAGCATCTGGGGCAGTATGGGAAGTACGGAGGTGAGCCGACAGCCAAGCAGCTTCAGGACTATTTTCTGTTGGATCCAAAGGCCCTGAAGCGGATCGCTGAGCTGCGGCACGACTATACGCGCCTGGGCTATGCTCTTCAGTTTTGTACCCTGAAATTTCTCGGCACTTTTCTAGCCAATCCCACCGCTGTGCCCGACAACGTGACGCGCACCCTGGCCGTCCAGCTCCGACTGCCACGGACTGTGCCGTTTGAACGCTATCTGGCACGCGAGGATACCCGCTCCTGGCATCAGGCGGAAATCCGGAAACTGCTCGGATTCAAAGACTTCGACCGTGTCGAAGTCCTGCACCTGATGCGCGTTCTGTATCAACATCTGCTCGTCACCGATGAACGCCCCATTGTGCTGTTCGATCTGCTGACACAGCGGCTCGTCCAGCGCCAGGTCATCCTTCCCGGTGCGACTGTGCTGGCCCAGATCGTGGTGCGTGTCCGGGAGCGGGTGACCACCCGACTCTATCGACAACTCGCGGCACGTCTGGATGCAGCGCAACGTGCAGCGCTGGAAGGGCTGCTGGTTATTCCCGAGGGACAACGGCGCAGTCCACTTGACGTACTGCGAACCGCGCCGACCCGCCAGAACGCCGCTGGTCTACTACACGCTCTCCGGCGTATCGATCAACTCCGCGCCCTGGGTATCCGAGACATCCAATTGGATGACTTGTCACAACCAAGAAAAGGCAGGAGAGTGGAACCGCAGGAGCGGTGA
- the cas5e gene encoding type I-E CRISPR-associated protein Cas5/CasD, whose protein sequence is MNTTDDAAHSCATLLLLGLVGPLQSWSLSAPYRERTTHIIPTKSGVIGILSAAFGHSRDADLRDLAELRLHIRIDRPGRKLRDFQVAQSALRANGKVDGNTVITRREYLADAAFLAALEGSASLLNDVRSALQNPVYPIYLGSRCCLPSRPLVISHPPSNADILQLFALIPDLSGQGGQKRAYLEDPKGSWMVRDAPGRSAAVPGRFREAQWFERYLRPVSIDVGAS, encoded by the coding sequence ATGAACACGACCGATGATGCGGCGCATTCATGCGCTACGCTCCTTCTCCTAGGCTTGGTGGGCCCACTCCAGAGCTGGAGTCTCAGTGCTCCTTACCGCGAACGCACTACACACATCATCCCCACCAAGAGTGGAGTAATTGGCATATTGTCAGCTGCCTTCGGGCACAGCCGAGATGCCGATCTTCGTGATCTGGCCGAACTGCGACTGCATATACGCATTGACCGACCTGGGCGAAAGCTCCGCGACTTTCAAGTAGCCCAAAGTGCCCTCCGAGCAAACGGCAAAGTTGACGGCAATACGGTTATTACGCGACGCGAATACTTGGCGGATGCCGCCTTCCTTGCGGCATTGGAAGGCAGTGCAAGCCTGTTGAATGACGTCCGTAGCGCCCTTCAAAACCCTGTCTATCCAATTTATCTAGGAAGCCGCTGCTGTTTGCCAAGCCGCCCTCTCGTAATTTCACACCCCCCATCCAATGCGGACATCTTGCAATTGTTCGCCTTGATCCCAGATCTGAGTGGTCAGGGCGGTCAGAAGCGTGCCTACCTTGAAGATCCAAAGGGATCATGGATGGTTCGTGACGCACCCGGGCGCTCTGCAGCAGTGCCAGGACGCTTCAGAGAAGCGCAGTGGTTTGAACGATATCTGCGACCAGTATCAATTGACGTGGGAGCGTCGTGA
- a CDS encoding SDR family oxidoreductase — MTERSQDVIVITGLGGMGLAIARRLGSGRHLVLADYAQDLLDRVAETLRGEGHRLDTIQVDVADGASVEQLAHHAAALGTLRAIIHTAGVSPVQASPERVVQVDVLGTAHILDAFLPFVSPGTVAVCIASMAGTLVPLPPEIERAFAAAPTSELAHLPILDPQHLDPGAAYSIAKRANQLRVIGASIPWGRRGGRVVSVSPGIISTPMGQAELQGPHGDAMRATIEASGTRRIGTPDDIASAVEFLISPQASFITGTDVLVDGGAIAAARFAQS; from the coding sequence ATGACTGAACGATCACAGGACGTTATCGTCATTACCGGACTCGGCGGAATGGGCCTTGCCATTGCCCGACGCCTCGGTTCTGGCCGCCACCTCGTGCTTGCAGATTACGCCCAGGATCTTCTGGACCGCGTGGCCGAGACGCTCCGGGGTGAAGGCCATCGCCTCGACACCATCCAAGTCGATGTGGCCGATGGAGCCTCTGTCGAACAGCTCGCCCACCATGCCGCCGCACTCGGCACCCTGCGGGCGATCATTCATACCGCTGGCGTCTCTCCGGTACAGGCCAGCCCTGAGCGCGTCGTGCAGGTGGATGTGCTGGGCACCGCTCACATCCTCGATGCCTTCTTGCCCTTCGTGTCGCCTGGCACGGTGGCCGTTTGCATCGCCTCGATGGCCGGTACGCTGGTGCCGCTCCCCCCCGAGATCGAACGCGCCTTCGCTGCCGCGCCCACCAGCGAACTCGCGCACCTTCCGATCCTCGATCCTCAGCACCTCGATCCGGGGGCCGCTTACAGCATCGCCAAGCGTGCCAACCAGTTGCGCGTCATTGGAGCGTCAATTCCGTGGGGGCGGCGTGGTGGCCGGGTGGTCAGTGTCAGCCCCGGCATTATCTCGACGCCGATGGGGCAGGCAGAACTGCAAGGCCCCCACGGCGACGCCATGCGAGCGACCATCGAGGCATCTGGCACCAGACGGATCGGCACTCCCGACGACATCGCCAGCGCCGTGGAATTCCTGATTAGCCCACAGGCATCGTTCATCACCGGTACCGACGTGCTCGTCGATGGGGGCGCCATCGCGGCAGCCCGTTTCGCTCAGTCCTGA
- a CDS encoding type I-E CRISPR-associated protein Cse1/CasA, with amino-acid sequence MTPLFNLITHPWIPTAAGLRSLDTLRPTDILQCSSPLEHTTLIRFLISLHGHAGNDLSHYLAAHHAGFALFDSVRPFLQTPLSVTRTLRLQPITVIQLPRMTGSGHTLYGVGHEPDQDDSPRPLTPDEAARTLITFQNAALSNGKSAWAHTLDAPLARNACFLAEGVSLADTLDLNLPLNLPTTRPIWEQRPNWSVWQAGQRQPLTAWSALCFSWFTITLDPDLQHVRFAGGPLPQQSEERDPHVFTLLKDPFKPFDEKNPLTTLKNPFDLCSETLLVHALGAALDRSVADSYLPVGLQRARLRGAQRVRVMVTASRPGQPVLLDTLECSLPWPKHTQLPVRALLLRAQGVAEQLRTAGVRLYAPLVGGKKARDLGVTLNLIRTYWQTLWPDLSSVLAGDGDPDELTTSQLHQHAQTILQNATEQILGQDEAFQSGIRLAYHVMKPFI; translated from the coding sequence TTGACACCCCTTTTTAACCTTATAACTCATCCCTGGATTCCCACCGCTGCGGGTTTGCGAAGCCTTGATACGCTTCGTCCAACAGACATCCTCCAATGTAGCTCTCCGCTCGAACACACCACTCTGATCCGATTTCTAATCTCTCTTCACGGGCACGCTGGCAACGACCTATCTCATTATCTTGCCGCCCATCACGCTGGATTTGCCCTTTTCGATTCCGTCCGTCCTTTCCTTCAGACGCCACTGAGTGTCACCAGAACGCTGAGACTTCAACCTATTACTGTGATTCAGCTCCCGCGAATGACCGGAAGCGGGCACACACTGTATGGAGTCGGACATGAACCAGATCAAGATGACTCGCCTCGACCACTCACTCCGGATGAGGCCGCCCGAACGCTTATTACATTTCAGAATGCCGCACTCAGCAACGGTAAAAGCGCATGGGCACATACCCTTGATGCGCCGCTTGCACGCAATGCCTGCTTCCTTGCTGAGGGTGTCAGCCTTGCTGACACACTTGATCTCAATCTTCCTCTCAACCTGCCCACTACCCGACCGATCTGGGAACAGCGGCCTAACTGGTCTGTGTGGCAAGCTGGCCAGCGGCAGCCCCTGACGGCATGGAGCGCTCTGTGTTTCTCGTGGTTTACGATTACGCTTGATCCTGATCTACAGCATGTTCGCTTTGCAGGAGGACCTCTTCCTCAACAAAGTGAAGAGCGTGACCCGCACGTCTTTACCTTGTTAAAAGATCCATTTAAGCCGTTTGACGAGAAGAATCCGCTCACGACCTTGAAAAATCCATTTGACTTATGCAGCGAGACACTCCTTGTGCACGCCCTGGGTGCCGCCCTGGACCGAAGCGTCGCAGACTCGTATCTCCCAGTTGGCCTCCAGCGTGCCCGACTGCGCGGTGCTCAGCGCGTCCGGGTAATGGTGACGGCCAGCCGGCCTGGTCAGCCGGTGTTGCTCGATACGCTGGAATGCAGCTTGCCATGGCCCAAGCATACCCAATTGCCGGTACGGGCGCTGTTACTACGCGCCCAAGGTGTCGCTGAGCAGCTCCGTACCGCTGGTGTTCGCCTCTATGCTCCCCTGGTGGGCGGTAAGAAAGCACGGGATCTTGGCGTCACGCTGAACCTCATCCGGACGTACTGGCAGACACTCTGGCCCGACCTGAGTAGCGTACTCGCAGGCGATGGCGACCCAGATGAACTGACCACTTCACAACTCCATCAGCATGCCCAGACGATCCTTCAAAACGCCACAGAGCAGATCCTTGGTCAGGACGAGGCCTTTCAAAGCGGTATCCGCCTCGCTTATCACGTGATGAAACCATTCATATGA